The Sinomicrobium kalidii genome contains a region encoding:
- a CDS encoding SRPBCC family protein: MEQITVKNTVNAPVAKVWELWTKPEHITKWNFASDDWHCPKAENDLKVGGKLKSRMEAKDGSFGFDFEAVYDEVIDHKKIVYTMTDGRKAITDFEDVDGKTEVTTTFDAETTNSVEMQRGGWQAILDNFKAYTEKS, from the coding sequence ATGGAACAGATCACTGTGAAAAACACTGTAAACGCCCCCGTAGCCAAGGTATGGGAGCTGTGGACAAAACCCGAACACATTACAAAATGGAATTTCGCATCAGACGACTGGCATTGTCCGAAGGCAGAGAACGATTTGAAAGTAGGCGGGAAACTCAAGTCGCGAATGGAGGCCAAAGACGGTAGTTTCGGATTTGACTTTGAAGCTGTATACGACGAGGTCATTGATCATAAAAAGATCGTTTACACCATGACAGACGGCCGAAAAGCAATTACCGATTTTGAGGATGTGGACGGTAAGACCGAAGTCACCACAACTTTTGATGCCGAGACCACAAATTCTGTAGAAATGCAACGCGGGGGATGGCAGGCTATCCTGGACAACTTTAAGGCTTATACGGAAAAAAGCTAA
- a CDS encoding ankyrin repeat domain-containing protein, which produces MKKTALILAGIAMVTFTNTSLASNERPYDNYKVEVTKIPNVSPFCLAISKGDITTVKKLIELGTDVNQKSRGMTPLMYAARYNKVEIIKLLIANGAKLKVKDDKGFTALKHAELSNATEAATLIKEALNA; this is translated from the coding sequence ATGAAAAAAACAGCTCTCATTTTAGCAGGGATAGCTATGGTAACCTTCACTAATACTTCCTTAGCATCCAACGAAAGACCTTATGACAACTATAAAGTTGAAGTGACAAAAATACCAAATGTAAGTCCGTTTTGCCTCGCCATATCCAAAGGAGACATTACGACCGTAAAGAAACTCATAGAACTCGGTACCGATGTCAACCAGAAGTCCAGGGGGATGACCCCACTGATGTATGCCGCAAGGTACAACAAGGTTGAAATCATAAAACTGCTCATTGCCAACGGTGCCAAACTCAAAGTTAAGGATGACAAAGGCTTTACTGCTCTTAAACATGCCGAATTATCCAATGCGACGGAAGCCGCTACCCTGATCAAGGAGGCATTAAACGCATGA
- a CDS encoding helix-turn-helix transcriptional regulator: MVITLHEGEYLGQTRKSMECDSMKFSQTFHGNNSRTKTHRHENQYFSMLLNGVYLEKNEISETRVLPGDALFRPEGYVHQNYFTDKDVHCFNVEFGKEWMHKYDSDFKFPQQMLHFKAGITPFLVRMLVGFMKGGQTDLVEETVADFLLRVNEKSVKLRQPWLEKLLDILKNELEIFHSLHSLSERVAVHPIYMARAFKQNTGMTIGQYQLKMKLANAFHLLVNSSTPVSEISHLNGFYDDPHFINSFKSRYRISPHQFRLLLKS, from the coding sequence ATGGTCATTACCCTGCATGAAGGCGAATACCTGGGCCAGACCAGGAAAAGTATGGAGTGTGATTCCATGAAGTTCAGTCAGACCTTTCATGGAAATAACAGCCGTACAAAAACGCACAGGCACGAGAACCAGTATTTCAGTATGCTGTTAAACGGAGTGTACCTGGAAAAAAATGAAATTTCCGAAACCCGGGTGTTGCCCGGAGATGCATTGTTCAGGCCGGAGGGGTATGTGCATCAGAATTACTTTACAGACAAGGACGTGCACTGCTTTAATGTGGAATTCGGGAAGGAATGGATGCACAAATACGACAGTGATTTTAAATTCCCGCAACAGATGCTCCATTTCAAAGCGGGTATAACTCCTTTTTTGGTCCGGATGCTCGTGGGGTTTATGAAGGGTGGGCAAACGGACCTGGTTGAAGAAACAGTTGCCGATTTCCTTTTACGGGTTAATGAAAAATCTGTAAAATTACGCCAGCCCTGGCTGGAAAAACTGCTTGATATATTGAAAAACGAATTGGAAATATTCCATTCGTTGCACTCATTATCTGAAAGAGTTGCTGTTCATCCCATCTATATGGCCCGTGCATTTAAACAAAATACCGGGATGACCATAGGTCAGTACCAGTTGAAAATGAAACTGGCCAACGCATTTCACTTGCTTGTAAATTCGTCCACACCTGTTAGTGAGATCAGTCACCTGAACGGTTTTTATGACGATCCGCATTTTATCAACTCCTTTAAGTCCCGCTACCGTATTTCGCCACATCAGTTCAGGTTATTGCTAAAAAGTTAA
- a CDS encoding cytochrome d ubiquinol oxidase subunit II, whose amino-acid sequence MTTIVFLFLFVSVYFYIIFGGADFGVGILELLSSGENRKVTKKIAYQIIGPVWEANHVWLIIVIVIMWIAFPNYYYIITTQLHIPLTLLLFGIVVRGTAFIFRHYDAVVDGSQKVYNKLFQYSSIITPFLLGISAGALISGKLIPVDAMENHSFTEVYINPWFNVTSLFMGMFVASLVAFLSAVFLVGETAGEEQRLFIKKARKANIMVALSSMLIFGYGFYAREMFIDHFFDNLFSIALVVLASSLLIPIWIFLGKGKKITVRAIVAIQVFLILGAWAQSNFPNLIFTTEGPVSIYEKIADKAVINSIASALLAGSVLILPGLFHLFKAFGLFKALQPAEKQE is encoded by the coding sequence ATGACCACCATAGTATTTTTGTTCCTGTTTGTTTCGGTATATTTCTACATCATTTTCGGCGGTGCGGATTTTGGTGTGGGCATCCTCGAATTGCTCTCTTCGGGGGAGAACAGGAAAGTCACCAAAAAAATCGCCTACCAGATCATAGGACCGGTATGGGAAGCCAATCACGTATGGCTTATCATTGTCATTGTTATCATGTGGATCGCGTTCCCGAACTACTACTACATTATCACCACCCAGTTACACATTCCGCTCACTTTATTACTGTTCGGCATTGTTGTAAGGGGAACGGCTTTTATCTTCCGGCATTACGACGCGGTAGTTGACGGTTCGCAAAAAGTATACAACAAATTATTCCAGTATTCCAGCATTATCACCCCGTTTCTACTGGGCATCAGTGCCGGCGCACTGATCTCCGGTAAACTCATCCCCGTAGATGCCATGGAAAACCACAGTTTTACCGAGGTTTATATCAATCCCTGGTTTAATGTGACTTCCCTATTCATGGGAATGTTTGTCGCTTCGCTCGTTGCCTTTTTATCGGCAGTGTTCCTGGTAGGTGAGACTGCCGGGGAAGAGCAACGGCTGTTTATCAAAAAAGCCAGAAAGGCAAATATTATGGTCGCCCTGAGCAGTATGCTTATTTTCGGCTACGGTTTTTATGCCCGCGAAATGTTTATCGATCATTTCTTTGACAACCTGTTCAGCATAGCATTGGTAGTACTGGCCAGTTCATTGCTGATCCCGATATGGATATTCCTGGGAAAAGGAAAAAAAATAACGGTAAGGGCCATTGTCGCCATCCAAGTATTTCTTATCCTCGGGGCATGGGCACAATCCAACTTCCCCAACCTGATCTTTACCACGGAAGGCCCCGTAAGTATTTATGAGAAGATTGCGGACAAGGCTGTCATCAACTCCATAGCCTCAGCCCTCCTCGCGGGCTCGGTACTGATACTTCCCGGATTGTTTCACCTTTTTAAAGCATTCGGGCTGTTCAAGGCCTTACAGCCCGCAGAAAAACAAGAATAA
- a CDS encoding M15 family metallopeptidase: MKRRTFIKSATATAIALGTVPAGVFASPRYSYDELIGKGDPELFGEGINLRRKAWEAFLKMKNDAAKEGLDIKIVSGYRDFYHQKRIWERKYERYTRDGLTPEQAIAKIIEYSTIPGTSRHHWATDIDIIDGAASYSGDVLEADKFHGDGPFRPLKEWLDENVTKYGFYMVYTDKPGRKGFKYEPWHYSYAPVSIPMLREYEKLGIKKIITAEKVAGASHFTDAFIAKYKNENVLDINPELIP; the protein is encoded by the coding sequence ATGAAAAGAAGAACTTTTATAAAATCTGCAACGGCAACTGCGATAGCACTGGGAACCGTTCCTGCCGGGGTGTTCGCTTCACCACGTTATTCTTATGACGAACTTATAGGCAAGGGAGATCCGGAACTCTTTGGTGAGGGAATAAACCTGCGCAGGAAGGCCTGGGAAGCTTTTTTGAAAATGAAAAATGATGCCGCCAAAGAAGGACTGGACATAAAAATAGTGTCCGGCTACCGCGATTTCTATCATCAAAAAAGGATATGGGAAAGAAAATATGAACGGTACACCCGGGACGGATTGACTCCTGAACAGGCTATAGCGAAGATTATCGAATATTCCACCATACCGGGGACTTCCCGGCATCACTGGGCTACAGATATTGATATTATAGACGGTGCAGCCAGTTATTCGGGCGATGTCCTTGAGGCCGATAAGTTTCATGGCGACGGTCCGTTCCGTCCCCTGAAAGAATGGCTGGATGAAAACGTGACCAAATACGGTTTCTATATGGTATACACCGATAAACCGGGCAGGAAAGGGTTTAAATACGAACCCTGGCACTACAGTTATGCCCCGGTTTCCATCCCCATGCTAAGGGAATACGAAAAACTCGGTATAAAAAAGATCATCACGGCAGAGAAAGTGGCCGGCGCTTCACATTTTACCGATGCCTTCATAGCAAAATATAAAAATGAAAATGTGCTGGACATCAACCCCGAACTTATTCCGTAG
- a CDS encoding GNAT family N-acetyltransferase encodes MEKTAFYTVKQIPPEETYPVRHPVLRTGLPLATCEFDGDDAPTTFHIGVYIEGKLAGVVTILENAHSRFDEERQFQLRGMAVLEEFQKQGLGQVLVREAEKEVERRGGYFMWMNARKVAVRFYEKLGYIIDGDEFIIETVGPHYVMCKKWK; translated from the coding sequence ATGGAAAAAACAGCTTTTTATACCGTAAAACAGATTCCCCCGGAGGAAACCTATCCCGTACGTCACCCCGTGTTACGTACCGGTCTGCCCTTAGCCACCTGCGAGTTCGACGGGGACGATGCGCCCACTACGTTTCATATAGGGGTGTACATTGAAGGTAAGCTTGCGGGAGTGGTGACTATACTGGAGAACGCGCATTCCCGGTTTGATGAGGAACGGCAGTTTCAGCTCAGGGGAATGGCCGTACTCGAAGAATTCCAAAAGCAGGGGCTCGGCCAGGTCCTTGTACGGGAAGCGGAAAAGGAAGTGGAACGAAGAGGAGGATATTTTATGTGGATGAATGCAAGGAAAGTGGCTGTGAGGTTTTACGAAAAGCTGGGGTACATTATTGACGGTGACGAATTTATCATTGAAACCGTAGGCCCGCATTATGTGATGTGTAAAAAATGGAAATAA
- a CDS encoding PDZ domain-containing protein, with product MKKTGIHLPILSLCLIIFTSYYGYGQDDVFRYELDLTGKNDAFNVSLQTPRLSEKDSVYSFVSYAPGVHQPLDFGRFIKVFKVYDKYDKELLTKKISTNSFEICEPAKVDRIVYEIDDSFDMSIDYHPIYPMSGTGITENFTIINTFGVFGYFEHRKDNPVELRLKFDGTPKVGTALNRNNKGVYEADSYYHFTDSPILIGEKLSYASAMINGIRVEVFAYSPDEEIFSAQSILENARPILNAATEYIGYAPVPRYTFLMYFSDEDDKIKMPVFNYAGALEHSLSSTYTLPAKRRFIPYLKNNIAHEFMHILSPLHLHSNVLANFDYAHPSSGDQHLWLYEGLTEWVSYKMQVSACLVGFEDYLHYLSEKITNSQNYSTDYSLTRLSREWSTDEGNKQYNNIYQLGALTAAMLDIKLLQLSGGEKGLREVYLELIKKYGKDHPFDNDTFFDTLVEMTYPEIRDFIDEHIRANTPFDFEKELKAVGVQYLPKRKNSENKSTPGITIRFRSRTKAVITSISQDYKGSVLRKGDIVTHINGKELTRDSFDKIMTAIQEMKTGETYQINLIRDGRKMEVTEKLYPEYDRNVLEIDPGATPEAVKLRERLK from the coding sequence ATGAAAAAAACAGGCATTCATTTACCGATCCTATCCCTTTGTTTGATCATTTTCACTTCATATTATGGTTACGGGCAAGACGACGTATTCCGGTATGAACTGGATTTAACAGGAAAAAACGATGCGTTTAACGTAAGCCTGCAAACGCCCCGGTTATCAGAAAAGGATAGTGTATACAGTTTCGTTTCCTATGCGCCCGGTGTTCACCAGCCTTTGGATTTTGGCCGTTTCATAAAGGTTTTTAAGGTGTATGACAAGTACGATAAAGAACTTCTTACCAAAAAAATATCGACCAATAGTTTTGAGATATGTGAACCTGCAAAGGTGGACAGGATTGTCTATGAGATAGATGATTCGTTTGATATGAGTATCGATTACCATCCCATTTATCCCATGAGCGGGACCGGGATTACGGAGAACTTCACCATCATCAACACTTTTGGTGTATTCGGATATTTTGAACATCGTAAGGACAATCCCGTCGAACTCCGGTTAAAATTTGACGGAACGCCAAAAGTAGGAACGGCCTTGAACAGGAATAATAAAGGCGTGTATGAAGCAGACTCTTACTATCACTTTACGGATTCCCCGATACTGATCGGAGAAAAGCTGTCATATGCATCGGCCATGATTAACGGTATCCGGGTTGAAGTGTTCGCATATTCCCCCGACGAAGAAATATTCTCCGCACAAAGTATCCTGGAGAATGCCAGACCCATTTTAAATGCAGCCACGGAGTACATCGGTTATGCCCCGGTTCCGCGATATACCTTTTTAATGTATTTTTCCGATGAAGACGATAAGATAAAAATGCCGGTTTTTAACTATGCCGGTGCGTTGGAACATTCGCTGAGTTCAACTTACACATTGCCTGCCAAACGCAGGTTTATTCCTTATCTGAAAAATAACATAGCCCATGAGTTCATGCATATTTTAAGTCCGTTGCACCTGCATAGCAATGTCCTGGCAAACTTTGATTACGCGCATCCTTCTTCCGGGGACCAGCACCTGTGGTTGTATGAGGGGCTGACCGAATGGGTGTCATACAAAATGCAGGTAAGTGCGTGCCTGGTCGGTTTTGAGGATTATCTGCACTACCTGTCGGAAAAAATAACGAATAGCCAAAACTACAGTACCGATTATAGCCTGACACGTCTCAGCAGGGAGTGGTCTACGGATGAAGGCAATAAGCAGTACAATAACATCTACCAGCTGGGAGCGCTCACCGCGGCCATGCTCGATATTAAACTCCTGCAACTTTCCGGCGGGGAAAAAGGATTGCGCGAAGTTTACCTGGAACTGATAAAAAAATACGGGAAAGACCACCCTTTTGACAACGATACTTTTTTCGATACGCTGGTGGAAATGACCTATCCGGAAATCCGGGATTTTATTGATGAACACATCAGGGCCAATACGCCCTTTGATTTTGAGAAAGAACTAAAAGCAGTAGGGGTACAATACCTCCCGAAGCGTAAAAACAGTGAGAACAAGTCCACCCCCGGAATAACTATTCGTTTCAGAAGCAGAACAAAAGCGGTTATAACATCGATTTCTCAGGATTACAAGGGATCGGTATTGAGAAAAGGGGACATCGTTACCCACATTAACGGTAAAGAGCTCACCCGTGACTCATTCGATAAAATAATGACTGCGATTCAGGAAATGAAAACAGGAGAGACGTATCAAATCAATCTTATCCGGGATGGCCGAAAAATGGAAGTTACGGAAAAACTGTATCCCGAATACGACAGGAACGTATTGGAAATCGATCCGGGCGCCACCCCGGAGGCTGTTAAACTGCGGGAAAGGTTAAAGTAA
- a CDS encoding alpha/beta fold hydrolase yields MKTLLLTAGVMIASVMSVFSQNAVKPETTGYADVNGLDMYYEIYGEGKPVVLLHGAYMTINLNWARIIPKLSETRKVVAVEMQGHGHTADIERPLDYKALASDIAALLKHLKIDKADIIGYSFGGTVALKTGIDYPKRVDKMVIISTAYKSEGWMPAARETFLSMDPGFLDNTPLKTQYDKIAPDPGHWTAFVEKFIAFDKKNYDLGAENIGNLKSPVLFIMGDNDGVDPGHIIDMYKLCGGSVFGDVEGLPESQLAILPGKTHVGLMMDTEHILSFITPFLDKAPAQNASIQH; encoded by the coding sequence ATGAAAACATTGCTCTTAACTGCAGGCGTTATGATAGCATCCGTTATGTCTGTCTTCTCGCAAAATGCTGTCAAACCTGAAACTACCGGGTATGCCGATGTAAACGGGCTGGATATGTATTACGAAATCTACGGGGAAGGCAAGCCCGTAGTCCTTTTGCATGGCGCATATATGACCATTAACCTCAACTGGGCCCGGATCATCCCGAAATTATCGGAAACCAGAAAAGTGGTTGCCGTGGAAATGCAGGGGCATGGCCATACGGCGGATATTGAGAGGCCCCTTGATTACAAGGCTCTCGCCTCGGATATAGCAGCGTTGTTAAAGCATCTCAAAATTGACAAGGCCGATATAATCGGATATAGCTTCGGAGGTACAGTTGCCCTTAAAACAGGTATCGACTACCCGAAACGGGTAGACAAAATGGTCATTATCTCCACTGCATATAAATCCGAAGGGTGGATGCCTGCCGCCCGCGAAACATTTCTTTCCATGGATCCCGGCTTTCTGGACAATACACCGCTGAAGACCCAATACGACAAAATTGCCCCCGATCCCGGTCACTGGACCGCATTTGTTGAAAAGTTCATCGCATTCGACAAGAAAAACTACGATCTGGGTGCAGAAAACATCGGAAATTTAAAATCGCCCGTATTGTTCATCATGGGTGACAATGACGGCGTTGACCCCGGTCATATCATAGACATGTACAAACTGTGCGGCGGAAGTGTATTCGGGGATGTGGAAGGACTACCGGAATCCCAACTGGCCATTCTGCCCGGGAAAACCCATGTGGGCCTGATGATGGATACGGAACATATCCTGTCTTTCATAACACCTTTCCTGGACAAAGCCCCGGCGCAAAATGCTTCGATACAACATTAA
- a CDS encoding cytochrome ubiquinol oxidase subunit I: METLDAARLQMAVSMIFHIVFACIGMVMPFFMVVSHYKWLKTRDKVYLSLTKAWQKGVAIFFVTGAVSGTILSFELGLLWPKFMLHAGPIIGMPFSLEGAAFFVEAIALGFYLYGWKKIKSEWFHWFTGLIIGLAGVASGILVVSANGWMNAPTGFDYVNGEFLNIDPVQALLNDAWFSQALHMVLAAFTATGFAVAGIHAWQIYKKRNIAVHRKAFNIAITFGAVAAILQPISGDISAKDIAVRQPVKLAALEAHYHTEKGAPLYIGGIVNEETQEVTHKIEIPKMLSFLAFGDFNAEVKGLNDFPQENLPPVAITHYAFQLMVGLGTFLALLAIIFFISRKKRSLLQKTWFWLLFALAAPLGFIAVEAGWIVTEVGRQPWVIYNIMRTEDSVTPMNGIEYSLFLFIFLYVVLAIAVSWLMGRQITVFNRHPSTPPMGRKTDDPKTKSLKK; the protein is encoded by the coding sequence ATGGAAACCCTTGATGCCGCCCGCTTGCAAATGGCCGTTTCAATGATCTTTCACATCGTTTTTGCCTGTATTGGTATGGTCATGCCCTTTTTTATGGTAGTTTCGCACTACAAATGGCTAAAGACCAGGGACAAGGTATACCTTTCCCTCACCAAAGCCTGGCAGAAAGGTGTGGCCATCTTCTTTGTCACCGGAGCCGTATCGGGCACCATACTTTCGTTTGAACTCGGGTTGTTATGGCCGAAATTCATGCTGCATGCCGGCCCTATTATCGGGATGCCCTTTTCGCTGGAAGGCGCAGCCTTTTTTGTGGAGGCCATTGCCCTGGGGTTTTACCTGTATGGCTGGAAAAAGATAAAGAGTGAATGGTTCCACTGGTTTACCGGGCTTATCATAGGCCTTGCCGGTGTGGCCTCAGGTATCCTCGTGGTCTCGGCCAACGGCTGGATGAATGCACCTACGGGATTTGATTATGTAAACGGCGAGTTCCTGAATATCGATCCCGTACAGGCCCTGTTGAACGATGCCTGGTTTTCACAGGCCCTGCACATGGTTCTTGCCGCTTTCACCGCTACGGGATTCGCCGTGGCGGGGATACACGCCTGGCAGATCTATAAAAAGCGAAATATTGCGGTACACCGAAAGGCTTTTAACATTGCCATTACTTTCGGCGCTGTTGCTGCCATATTACAACCCATAAGCGGCGATATCTCCGCAAAGGATATCGCTGTGCGGCAACCTGTAAAACTCGCTGCCCTTGAGGCCCATTACCATACCGAAAAGGGTGCCCCGCTCTACATCGGCGGTATCGTCAACGAAGAAACACAAGAGGTTACCCACAAGATAGAAATTCCGAAAATGCTCTCTTTCCTCGCTTTCGGCGATTTTAATGCAGAAGTAAAAGGGCTTAATGATTTTCCGCAGGAAAACCTTCCTCCCGTGGCCATTACACACTATGCCTTTCAGCTCATGGTAGGGCTGGGTACTTTTCTGGCCCTGCTGGCCATTATTTTCTTTATAAGCAGGAAAAAACGATCGCTACTTCAGAAAACATGGTTCTGGCTTTTATTTGCCCTCGCGGCCCCGCTGGGATTTATAGCCGTTGAGGCAGGGTGGATCGTAACCGAAGTGGGACGGCAACCCTGGGTAATCTACAATATCATGCGCACGGAAGATTCCGTTACCCCGATGAACGGGATCGAATACAGCCTGTTCCTCTTTATCTTTTTATACGTTGTGCTTGCCATAGCCGTGAGCTGGTTGATGGGAAGACAGATTACAGTGTTTAACCGTCACCCTTCGACTCCGCCCATGGGCCGGAAAACCGATGATCCGAAAACCAAATCTCTTAAAAAATGA
- a CDS encoding NAD(P)-dependent oxidoreductase: MKVIIFGATGNIGKPLVLQALTLGYSVTAFTRNRERSQDIEHDNLNIAEGNVLDEIAVEKAIKGHDAVICVLGAGRKGTIRAQGTRNIIRGMRKTGVKRLICQSTLGAGDSRGNLNFFWKYVMFGWYLKEAYRDHLLQEKYVTDSDLDWTLVRPGAFTDGKATGNFRHGFPPDDRSVTLKISKADMAMFLLMQLQTDQYLKKTPGLSY, translated from the coding sequence ATGAAAGTTATCATTTTCGGCGCCACCGGCAATATTGGAAAACCGCTGGTGCTACAGGCCCTCACCCTGGGGTATTCGGTAACAGCATTTACCCGGAACAGGGAAAGGTCACAGGATATTGAACACGACAACCTCAACATTGCGGAAGGAAATGTCCTGGACGAAATTGCGGTAGAAAAGGCCATCAAAGGCCACGATGCCGTAATTTGTGTCCTCGGTGCAGGCAGGAAAGGCACAATACGGGCACAGGGCACCCGGAACATTATCAGAGGGATGCGGAAAACCGGAGTAAAACGCCTTATTTGTCAAAGTACCCTCGGCGCAGGTGACAGCAGGGGGAACCTCAATTTTTTCTGGAAATACGTCATGTTCGGCTGGTACCTGAAAGAAGCTTACCGGGATCACCTGTTACAGGAAAAATATGTAACGGACAGTGACCTGGACTGGACCCTCGTCCGTCCCGGGGCTTTTACAGACGGTAAGGCCACCGGTAATTTCAGGCACGGATTTCCCCCTGATGACCGGTCTGTCACATTAAAGATATCCAAAGCAGATATGGCCATGTTCCTTTTAATGCAACTGCAGACGGACCAATACCTGAAAAAAACGCCCGGATTATCGTATTAG
- a CDS encoding helix-turn-helix domain-containing protein, which yields MQNLNEYTIPETLQPYVKSVLSFQKSGPDHLPNDMPFFADGCPGIMYMESGADIFLNRKKLSALFLYGQTIKPINIYTFGEVNAIIFFLYPHVIRSLFGIRADELRDNCVDLELLPFPEAKHVRERLSASTSTEARKAVLSDFLLRLTKRKKIVMDRKLIYATSRLTLAKGDLPLKTLRTDIQVSERTFERKFREHVGISPRLYARICRFQSAMMQLQSDNYSKLTDIAYDNGYADQSHFIRTFQEFTGHTPSDFLNGFTQDNP from the coding sequence GTGCAAAACCTTAACGAATATACCATCCCGGAAACACTGCAGCCGTACGTGAAATCCGTCCTGTCTTTTCAAAAATCGGGACCGGACCACCTGCCCAACGACATGCCTTTCTTTGCCGATGGTTGTCCCGGTATCATGTATATGGAATCCGGGGCCGATATATTTCTGAACCGCAAAAAATTATCGGCCCTGTTCCTTTATGGCCAGACCATAAAACCCATAAATATTTACACCTTCGGAGAAGTCAATGCCATTATATTTTTCCTGTACCCTCATGTTATACGCTCCCTGTTCGGCATACGTGCCGATGAACTGAGGGACAATTGTGTCGATCTCGAGTTGCTGCCCTTTCCGGAAGCAAAACATGTGAGGGAACGCCTTTCCGCTTCAACTTCAACCGAAGCCCGAAAGGCTGTCCTTTCGGATTTTCTTCTCCGTTTGACGAAACGGAAAAAGATTGTCATGGACCGGAAACTCATTTATGCCACTTCCCGTTTAACACTGGCCAAAGGTGACCTGCCGTTAAAGACCCTTCGAACGGACATACAGGTTTCCGAGCGTACTTTTGAACGTAAATTCCGGGAACACGTAGGTATTTCACCCCGGCTTTACGCCCGGATATGCCGGTTTCAATCGGCCATGATGCAATTACAATCCGACAACTATTCAAAGCTCACGGATATTGCCTATGACAATGGTTACGCCGACCAGTCACACTTTATACGTACCTTCCAGGAATTCACAGGCCATACCCCATCCGATTTTCTGAATGGTTTTACACAGGACAACCCATAA
- a CDS encoding alpha/beta fold hydrolase produces the protein MNTALSQNPKTSFTSGYAPVNGIKMYYEIYGEGKIPLVLIHGGGSTIQSNFGNVIPMLSENRKIIAMDLQAHGRTEDRDTPVSFEQDADDIAALLAHLGIDKADFFGFSNGGNTAMKIGMRHPEIVNKLVIASSFYQRNGLPPGFFEGMKNASLENMPTPLKEAFLDVNPDKKGLQTMHDKDKERVLRFKDWKDEALQSIKAPSLILIGDRDIVLPEHAAKMSRMIPNARLMILPANHGSYIAEICTVQENSKTPEATIILIEEFLTAEGE, from the coding sequence ATGAACACTGCACTATCCCAAAACCCGAAAACTTCGTTTACGTCCGGATATGCCCCCGTAAACGGTATAAAGATGTATTATGAAATATACGGCGAAGGCAAAATCCCTCTGGTGCTTATCCACGGCGGGGGCTCTACCATACAGAGCAATTTCGGAAACGTGATCCCCATGCTGTCTGAAAACAGGAAAATCATCGCCATGGATCTCCAGGCTCACGGGCGTACGGAAGACAGGGACACTCCGGTATCTTTTGAACAGGATGCTGACGATATTGCCGCACTTCTCGCTCATCTCGGGATAGATAAAGCCGATTTTTTCGGGTTCAGCAACGGGGGAAACACTGCCATGAAAATCGGCATGAGACACCCGGAGATCGTAAACAAACTGGTTATAGCCTCTTCCTTTTACCAACGGAACGGACTGCCCCCCGGATTTTTCGAAGGGATGAAAAACGCCAGCCTGGAAAACATGCCCACCCCTTTAAAAGAAGCTTTCCTGGACGTAAACCCGGATAAAAAAGGGCTACAAACCATGCACGACAAAGACAAGGAAAGAGTGTTACGGTTTAAGGACTGGAAAGATGAAGCGTTACAATCCATAAAAGCCCCTTCCCTTATCCTTATCGGTGACCGGGATATCGTATTACCCGAACACGCTGCAAAAATGTCCCGTATGATTCCCAATGCAAGATTGATGATCCTCCCGGCAAATCACGGGTCCTATATCGCGGAAATCTGCACAGTGCAGGAAAACAGCAAAACACCTGAAGCGACCATAATCCTTATTGAGGAGTTTCTTACCGCAGAAGGTGAATAG